A genomic segment from Necator americanus strain Aroian chromosome III, whole genome shotgun sequence encodes:
- a CDS encoding hypothetical protein (NECATOR_CHRIII.G13051.T1) → MSRTGHAREEAEAYANELNRKRILQTDNDHENNENGSDKIAFGAAGHYDTDVYGSVRGNRSGKYLDSINTAEEDDIDEDTIAPMPKKAVNAPAKFIQEAAHTGGDEPDPFAETRTKTIIERQASKYAERARHRAISPDRVDAFIDQTPDQRNRGYAEIMKEQQYKEEKGKVEKEIADRIKSGELQSVAAPERKKGRWDETPTHEVLGAGSATPSNATPGGAPRKRLGISSISADAATPHVARWEETPAHANATDATPSINRFDSTPSTQTPRRNRWDETPRESVRDPGAMTPGWGVDTPARGATDDVKVEDTPSASKRRSRWDLTPSQTPATGSATPQPGAATPSFTPSHGSTPAGALTPGGATPLGTPAMGMKTPAAPVAMTPEQMKSFLWEKELDDRNRALSDEELDALFPPGYKILPPPAGYMPLRTPTRKLMATPTPLGGVGGGGFFMQGTPERDGLGDKGVGGILDTQPKNQDLPPLKPDDMQYFDKLLMDVDESTLTKEELNEREIMTHLLKIKNGLPPQRKSGLRKITENARKYGAGPLFNQILPLLMSPSLEDQERHLMVKVIDRILYKLDDLVRPYVHKILVVIEPLLIDEDYYARVEGREIISNLAKAAGLATMISTMRPDIDNVDEYVRNTTARAFAVVASALGIPALLPFLKAVCKSRKSWQARHTGIKIVQQMAILMGCAVLPHLKALVEIVEGGLEDEQQKVRTITALCLAALAEAATPYGIEAFDSVLKPLWKGIRMHRGKGLAAFLKAIGYLIPLMDAEYASYYTKEVMLILIREFASPDEEMKKIVLKVVKQCCATDGVEAPYIRDEILPHFFKAFWTQRMAMDRRNYRQLVDTTVEMAQKVGSAEMIARIVDDLKDENEQYRKMVMETVENIVALQGANEIDSRLEEQLIDGILYAFQEQTQEDAVMLDGFGTVCKGLGRRTKPYLPQICGTILWRLNNKSAKVRQQAADLIARVAPVMHICEEEKLMGHLGVVLYEYLGEEYPEVLGSILGALKSICNVIGMTKMTPPIKDLLPRLTPILKNRHEKVQENCIDLVGAIADRGSEFVSAREWMRICFELLELLKAHKKSIRRAAINTFGFIAKAIGPHDVLATLLNNLKVQERQLRVCTTVAIAIVAETCAPFTVLPAIMNEYRVPEMNVQNGVLKALSFMFEYIGEMAKDYIYAVTPLLVDAMMERDQVHRQIAIDAVAHLSLGVYGFGCEDALLHLLNYVWPNMLENSPHLIQRYIFACEGMRVSLGPIKVLQYCLQALWHPARKVREPVWKVYNNLILGSQDALIAGYPRIEDTEKNTFVRYELDYTL, encoded by the exons ATGTCTCGAACTGGGCACGCCAGGGAGG AAGCTGAAGCTTATGCAAATGAACTAAATAGAAAGAGGATTCTTCAAACTGATAACGATCATGAGAACAACGAAAATGGATCTGATAAAATTGCATTTGGAGCCGCAGGACACTATGACACT GATGTATATGGAAGTGTTCGCGGTAATAGAAGTGGAAAATATCTCGATTCAATCAATACTGCAGAAGAAGATGACATAGATGAAGACACCATAGCGCCGATGCCCAAAAAAGCAGTTAATGCTCCAGCGAAGTTCATTCAAGAAGCGGCTCACACTGGTGGAGAT GAACCTGATCCGTTCGCAGAAACAAGAACGAAGACTATCATAGAACGCCAAGCTTCAAAGTATGCAGAACGTGCTCGACACAGAGCTATTTCTCCCGATAGAGTTGATGCTTTTA TTGATCAAACTCCTGACCAAAGGAATCGTGGATATGCGGAGATTATGAAGGAGCAGCAGtacaaagaggaaaaaggGAAA gtcgAGAAAGAAATCGCTGATCGCATCAAATCCGGTGAACTGCAGTCTGTTGCCGCACCCGAGCGGAAGAAGGGTCGTTGGGATGAGACTCCCACtcatgag GTCCTCGGAGCAGGATCTGCGACACCTTCCAATGCAACTCCTGGTGGTGCACCTCGTAAACGACTTGGAATTTCTAGTATTAGTGCAGAT GCAGCTACTCCTCATGTTGCACGATGGGAGGAAACCCCAGCTCACGCAAACGCTACAGATGCGACACCTTCTATTAACAG ATTCGACTCGACTCCTTCTACTCAAACTCCACGCAGGAACCGTTGGGACGAGACTCCCCGTGAGAGTGTGCGTGATCCGGGAGCTATGACTCCTGGTTGGGGAGTAGACACGCCTGCTCGCGGAGCTACTGATGACGTAAAA GTTGAGGACACACCATCAGCCTCAAAACGACGTTCACGATGGGACTTGACACCGTCACAAACCCCAGCTACCGGTTCTGCTACGCCACAACCTGGAGCAGCAACGCCATCGTTCACACCAAGCCATGGAAGCACTCCT GCTGGAGCGCTGACTCCCGGAGGCGCTACTCCGCTAGGAACTCCAGCAATGGGTATGAAAACTCCGGCGGCACCAGTTGCAATGACACCGGAGCAAATGAAGAGTTTCTTGTGGGAAAAGGAACTTGATGACAGGAACCGCGCACTCAGCGATGAGGAATTGGACGCGCTTTTCCCTCCGGGATACAAG ATTCTACCGCCGCCTGCAGGCTACATGCCTTTGAGAACTCCCACTCGTAAACTCATGGCAACACCTACTCCACTAGGTGGTGTCGGTGGTGGAGGATTTTTTATGCAAGGAACTCCCGAGAGAGATGGGCTTGGTGACAAAG GTGTCGGTGGAATTCTGGATACTCAGCCAAAGAATCAAGACCTCCCGCCGTTGAAACCGGACGATATGCAATACTTCGACAAACTGTTGATGGACGTTGAcgaaa GTACACTAACCAAGGAAGAGTTGAATGAGCGTGAAATTATGACACATTTGTTGAAGATCAAGAACGGTTTGCCACCACAGAGAAAAAGCGGGCTGAGAAAG ATTACGGAAAATGCTAGGAAGTATGGTGCAGGACCGCTGTTTAACCAGATCCTCCCACTTCTTATGTCACCATCATTGGAAGATCAAGAGCGACATCTGATGGTTAAG GTAATCGACCGTATTCTGTACAAGTTGGATGACTTGGTTCGTCCATATGTCCACAAAATTCTCGTAGTCATTGAACCACTTCTGATTGATGAGGATTATTACGCCCGAGTTGAAG GACGTGAGATCATATCGAACTTGGCTAAGGCAGCCGGCTTGGCTACGATGATCTCTACTATGAGGCCTGATATTGACAACGTTGATGA ATATGTCCGAAACACGACTGCTCGTGCATTTGCGGTCGTGGCCTCTGCTCTCGGTATTCCGGCTCTGCTTCCCTTCCTTAAAGCTGTTTGTAAAAGTAGGAAGAGTTGGCAAGCGAGACATACAG GTATCAAAATTGTACAACAAATGGCCATTCTTATGGGATGCGCCGTACTCCCGCATCTTAAGGCTCTTGTTGAAATTGTAGAAGGTGGTCTGGAAGACGAACAGCAAAAA GTGCGCACCATTACTGCCCTATGTTTGGCTGCCCTAGCTGAAGCTGCTACACCGTACGGTATCGAAGCGTTCGACTCCGTGCTAAAACCACTGTGGAAG GGTATTCGAATGCATCGTGGTAAGGGTTTGGCTGCTTTCCTCAAAGCGATTGGATATCTCATCCCTCTTATGGACGCCGAGTATGCTTCTTATTATACTAAGGAAGTGATGCTTATTCTCATTAGGGAGTTTGCTTCACCTGATgaggaaatgaagaagattGTACTGAAG GTCGTTAAGCAATGTTGCGCCACGGATGGTGTGGAAGCTCCTTATATTCGTGACGAGATTTTGCCCCACTTTTTCAAAGCGTTTTGGACACAGAGAATGGCTATGGATAGAAGGAATTACAG ACAGTTGGTAGATACTACTGTGGAAATGGCTCAGAAGGTGGGAAGTGCTGAAATGATTGCAAGAATTGTTGACGATTTGAAGGATGAGAATGAGCAGTACAG gaaaaTGGTAATGGAGACAGTTGAAAACATTGTGGCTTTACAAGGTGCCAACGAGATCGATTCTCGCCTGGAGGAGCAGTTGATTGATG GTATTTTGTATGCCTTCCAAGAACAAACACAAGAAGACGCCGTTATGCTTGATGGTTTCGGTACCGTATGTAAAGGTCTCGGAAG GCGCACGAAACCGTACCTTCCACAGATCTGTGGTACCATTTTGTGGCGTTTGAACAACAAATCTGCAAAAGTTCGACAACAGGCCGCCGATCTT ATTGCACGGGTTGCTCCTGTAATGCATATctgtgaagaagagaaacttATGGGACATTTGGGTGTTGTACTGTATGAGTACCTTGGAGAAGAGTATCCAGAG GTGCTTGGTTCTATCCTGGGTGCCCTAAAATCGATTTGTAATGTGATTGGAATGACAAAGATGACTCCACCCATCAAAGATCTCTTGCCAAG GTTGACGCCAATCTTGAAAAATCGCCACGAAAAGGTGCAGGAGAATTGCATTGATCTTGTTGGTGCAATCGCCGATCGTGGATCAGAGTTCGTATCCGCTCGTGAGTGGATGCGTATCTGTTTCGAACTCCTTGAATTGCTCAAGGCACACAAGAAAAGCATCCGTCGAGCTGCCATTAATACGTTTGGATTTATTGCCAAG GCTATTGGTCCACATGATGTTCTTGCGACGCTGTTGAACAACTTGAAGGTCCAAGAACGACAACTGCGTGTGTGTACCACCGTGGCTATAGCTATTGTGGCCGAGACATGTGCACCATTCACGGTCCTACCAGCTATCATGAATGAATATCGAGTGCCCGAAATGAATGTACAAAACGGAGTGCTGAAGGCGTTGTCGTTTATGTTTGAG TACATTGGTGAGATGGCAAAGGATTACATCTATGCTGTTACGCCTCTTCTCGTCGATGCTATGATGGAACGAGACCAAGTACATCGACAAATTGCTATCGATGCTGttgctcatctctctctcg GGGTTTACGGATTTGGTTGTGAGGATGCTTTGCTGCATTTGTTGAATTATGTCTGGCCTAATATGCTCGAGAATTCTCCGCATCTCATACAACGTTATATATTTGCTTGTGAAGGAATGCGTGTCTCATTGGGACCTATTAAG GTGTTACAATACTGTCTGCAAGCTCTCTGGCATCCTGCACGTAAGGTTAGGGAACCTGTATGGAAG GTGTACAATAATCTCATCCTCGGATCACAGGACGCTCTTATCGCTGGCTACCCGCGTATTGAGGACACAGAGAAGAATACTTTCGTCCGATACGAGCTAGATTACACACTTTAA